In the genome of Acidovorax sp. 69, the window CACGCAGGCCCATGCAACACATCTTGGTGGTGGACGACGATGTCGAGATCACCACGCTGCTCACTGAATACCTCGCCCGTTTTGGTTATGCCGCCCATGCGGCATGCGATGCGGCATCAATGCGCGCCCAGATGGTGGCGCACCCCGTGGGCCTGGTGGTGCTGGACGTGATGCTGCCCGGCATTGACGGCATTACGTTGGCGCGCGAGCTGCGTGAACGCTCCCGTGTGCCCATCATCATGCTCACCGCGCGGGCCAATCCGTATGACTGCGTGTTGGGGCTGGAGATGGGGGCCGACGACTACATGGGCAAACCCTTCGAGCCGCGCGAGCTGGTGGCCCGCATCCAGACGGTGCTGCGCCGCATGGCGGGAGAGAGCGCCCCGACAAGGCCCGGCCCCGACGACGTGGTGCGGTTTGATGGCTGGACGCTGCACAGCATCGAGCGGCACCTGGTGTCCCCCCGTGGCATGGTGGTGCCGCTGTCGAACGCAGAATTTCGGCTGCTGTGTACCTTCTTGCGCATGCCGCGCCGCATTTTCAGCCGCGACCAGCTCATGGAACAGGCCCGGGGCAGGGCGATGGACGCGTTTGAGCGCAGCATCGACCTGCTGGTCTCGCGCCTGCGCAGCAAACTGTCAGATGACCCGCATTCACCCTCGATGATCCGCACCGTGCGCGGTGCCGGTTACCTGTTCAATGTGCAGTCGCTGCAAGGGCAGGTGGGATGGCCGCGTTGATGGGTGGGCGCTTGCGCGCATGGGGGCAGCGCTGTCTTCCCGATACCTTGTTTGGGCGGCTGGCACTGCTGCTCATCGTTGCGGTCATCGTGAGCCATGTGCTGGCGCTGACCTTGATGTTCGAGCTGCGCCCTGCGCACCCACCCGGTCCGCCGCCGCATGAAGTGGCCGTGGAGGGGCCCCCGGGGCCACCTGCTGGCCCGGGGCCGGGCGGGCGGCGGCCGGGGTTGTGGGATGCACCGCCATCGCTGCAACTGGGCCTGCTGCTCGATATTGGTGTGCGACTGGCGGCCTTGGTGGCCGTGGCGTGGTGGGCGGCACGCTGGTTGTCGCGCCCGATGAACCGGTTGGCCACGGCGGCGCAGGAGCTGGGCCGCGATATTGAAAGACCCGCGCTGCCAGAGGATGGCACGCTTGAATGCCGGGATGCCAGCCGGGTGTTCAACCAGATGCAGGCGCGCATCCGGCAGCAATTGGCCGAGCGCGACCGTTTTGTGGCGGCGGTCTCGCACGACCTGCGTACGCCCTTGACCCGGCTGCGCCTGCGCGCTGAAAGCCTGGACGACCCCCGGGCGCAGCAGCTTTTTCGCCGGGATATCGCCGAGATGGACGCCATGATTGCCTCGACGCTGGACTATCTGCGTGGCGTGGCCGGCGCAGAGGCCTGGGTGTTGCTGGATGTGCAGGCGCTGGTGGAAAGCATGGCAGACGACCACCTTGCCATGGGCCAGCAGGTCACAGTGGTGGGGCAGGCATCGCCCTTTCGGGTGCAGGCCGTGGCCTTGCGCCGCTGCCTGGACAACCTGGTGGGCAACGCGATCCGCTATGGAGGCAGTGCCGAGATCGCTCTGCATGACATGGCGGATGCGCTGACCATCGCTGTGCGCGACCATGGCCCAGGCCTGCCACCCGAGGAACTCACGCGGGTGATGGAGCCGTTTTATCGCGTCGAGGCCTCGCGCAACCGCCAGAGCGGCGGGGCCGGGTTGGGGCTCACCATTGCCAGCGACATCGTGCGCCGCCACGGGGGACGGCTGACTATGGGCAATGCCGAAGGCGGTGGGTTGGTGGCAGCGGCCATCTTCCCGCGTGCTGCAGCGTGACCTGGGTCGATCTCAGCCGGCAGAGGTTTGATCCTCGCATCTTTCGAACCGGGGGCGCAGCACCCCGTCGATGAGCACCTGCTCTTCAAACATGGCGGCAGGGCGCACCCACAGGCCCCGCTGGCCATAGAGCGCGCGGTACAGCGTCATGGGCTCCAGCGTTTCGCTGTGACGCACGGTGTCGATCACCTCATAGAGCATGCCCTTGTAATGGCGGTACAGGCCAGGGGGCGTGTGGCGGAGGGGGGGCAGGTCGTCGTCGGTCATGGTGGCAGGTGGGGTGGGCATGAGTGGTTAGGATGGCGTCTGAAAAAAATCAACCGAGAGAGGGGTGCCCGTGGATCAGGCAGATTTTGTGCATTTGGTGCGCATGAGCGAGCATGCCAGTGCGGACAACAGCCGTGCCTACCGTCGCAGTGTGGCGGCCTTTGCGGCGCTGGGCTATGCGTGGGTGTTGGGTTGTCTGGCGCTGGCCATCGGTATTTTGCTGTGGGTGGTGCCGCAGATATTGCACGGGCGGTTTCGGTTGGCGATGGTATGGGCCCTGTTGGGAGCCGGGGGGCTGCTCTGGGTGAGCCTGCGAGCGTTGTGGGTGCGTTTTGACGAGCCCACCGGGGTGGAGATCACGGCGCTGGAGGCTCCCGATCTGTTCGAAGCCCTGGAGCGCATCCGCCGCAAGATCAAAGGGCCGCCCCTCCACAAGGTCACCCTCAACGACGAGTTCAACGCCAGCATTCAGCAACTGCCTCGCTTTGGCCTGCTGGGTGGGGCGGTCAATCACTTGAGCATTGGCCTGCCCTTGCTGATGGCGCTCGACCGGCCGCGCTTTCTGGCCGTTCTGGCCCACGAGTACGGGCACTTGCGGGGTGATCACGGGCGGTTTGCGGCCTGGATTTACCGCACGCGCTTGTCGTGGATGCGGCTGAACCACAGCCTGGCGGATGACGAGGGTCCGGTGGCCGCCGCCACGCAGGCGTTCATGCGGTGGTACTTCCCGCGCTTTTCTGCCAAAACCTTTGCGTTGGCCCGCCAGGACGAGTACGAGGCGGACCGTATTGCCGGCAGGCTGCTCGGCCGTGATGTGACATCCGCCGCGCTGGCCGAGATCGAAATACGGGGCGCATGGCTGCAGTCGGAGTTCTGGGGCAACCACTGGTGTGCGGCCGCTGGCAACCCGCTGCCGGTGGGGCCCTACCGCAGCATGCGCCGCGCTCTGTCCAAGGCCCCAGAAGCCGCCTTTGCCAATGACGCCTTGCGCCAGGCACTCAAGCGCCTCAGCAGCGTGGACGACACCCACCCCGGTCTGCGCGACCGCATCGAGGCGCTGGACGCCACACCCACCTTGCCCGATTGGTCGCATGGCAACGCACTGGCCCTGTTGGGACCCGAGGCCAAACGCTGGGTGGCCCATTTCGACAAACAATGGTGCCGCGATAACGCCACGGAATGGAAGCAGCACCACGCCTGGCTGGGCCGAGTGCGTGCCCGCGCGGAGGCTTTGGGCGCATCGACCGCCCAGAGCAGCGCCGCCGACCTGGTGGAGCTGGCGCGCCTGAAGCGCCACCTGGACCCCCACGCTGATGTGCGCGCTCTGTATGTGTTGGCCCTGGAGCGCAGCCCCGATGACCCGGCCGCGCTGCGGGGGCTGGTACCTTGTCTGCCCGACGATGACCGTGACGGCAAGCTCCAGTTGTTGCACCGGGTGTGGGATGCCGGGAGCAGCGACCGATACTGGGCTGCTCGCACCGCGCTGGCCGAACTGGAGACACCTCGCATCGGCATGGACCATGACGCCGCCGTCTTCAAACAGTGGCGCAAGCGGCTGGAACGCGCCCAGGAGTCCGAAGAGCGGGCCTGGGAAGAGCTATCGGGTACGTCGTTTTTCAGCCAGATTGTGCGGAACGACCTGAGGGCCTTCGAACTGGCTGAACTGCAATCGGAGCTGGCCCGTTGTACGTCGCTGACCCGTTGCTGGCTGGTGCGCAAGAGTCTGCGCGAGCATCCGCAACGCAGGGCGTACCTGGTGTTTGTGGAATTGCCGGGGATGGATGACGAAAGCCGCTACCACCTGTGCCGCGCGCTGGAGCGCAACCTGAGCCTGCCCGGGCCCGCCCTGGTGTTGTGGGCGGGCGAGTCGCCGACGTTGCAAGAGATCCAACGCTCCGCGTTCGAACCCATTTATACGCGCTGACGTCAAGCGACAACCCTCCGTGCGGTTTTTTTGCTTTCCTTTTGCTGGCGTTGCTCAGGAGGGGCGTAGGCAGCGCATGCGGGTGCACAGCGCCCTTGGGCCGCACCAGTTGCGTGGGCGGTGGGTGGCGCACAGCGCGATGGATTGCCACTGAGCAGGGTCGGAATGTGGCCCGCGCAGTGAGGAATGGGACAATCGGAGGATGCATCCCAAAGTTCTTCTCGACGCCTGCGCTGAATTGGTCAGGCTCACCCTCACGTTTGAACACCCCGCCGACGCGGTGGTGTCACGTTTTTTCCGCGACAACCGGGGCCTTGGCCCCCGTGAGCGCGCCACGCTGGCCGAAACGGTCTACACCGTGCTGCGCAAGAAGCTGTTGTTTGACCACATGGCTCCATCGGGCTCGGGCCCGAAGGAGCGTCGGCTGGCCATCCTGGGGTTTTATGGCCCGCGCGACTTCCTCAACGGCGCCTTGACGGACCAGGAGAAAAACTGGCTGGACCAGTGCGACTCCGTGAAGCCTGACGACCTGATGGAGCGCCACCGCCATAACCTGCCCGAATGGCTGGTCAAGCCCCTCAAGGACCAGCTCGGCACGGGCTTTTGGCCCCTGGTGGAGAGCCTGACCCAGAGCGCGCCGCTGGACCTGCGTGTCAATGCACTCAAGGACAAGCGCAGCGATGTGCAAAAAGAATTGGCCAAGGCCGGCATCAAAGCCAGTCCAACGCCGTACTCGCCCTGGGGCCTGCGCATTGACGACAAGCCCGCGCTGACCAAGCTGGATGTCTTCACGCGCGGCGCCATCGAGGTGCAGGACGAAGGATCGCAATTGCTGGCCCTGCTGCTCGACGCCAAACGCGGCGAGATGGTGGTGGATTTCTGTGCGGGTGCGGGTGGCAAGACGCTGGCCATCGGCGCCGGAATGCGCAGCACCGGGCGTCTGTACGCCTTTGATGTGTCTGCCCACCGGCTGGATGCCCTGAAGCCGCGTCTGGCCCGCAGCGGCCTGTCGAACGTGCACCCCGCCGCCATTGCGCATGAGCGCGATGAGCGAGTGAAGCGGCTGGCGGGCAAGATCGACCGTGTGCTGGTGGATGCGCCTTGCTCGGGCCTGGGCACGCTGCGCCGCAATCCCGACCTCAAGTGGCGCCAGTCGGTCAAGGCGGTGGAAGAACTGGTTGCCAAGCAAACTTCCATTTTGGACAGTGCCGCCCGTCTGCTCAAGCCGGGTGGCCGTTTGGTGTATGCCACGTGCAGCATCCTGCCGCAGGAGAATGAGGCCATTGCCGAGGCCTTCAGTGCCGCTCACCCTGATTTTGAGCTGGTCGATGCGGGTGAACTGCTGGAGCAGCTCAAGGTCGAAGGCGCCAAGGGCTTGTGCAGCGGTGGTGCATCGGGCAGTGGATATTTGCGACTCTGGCCCCACGTACACCAGACGGATGGCTTTTTTGCCGCCGTTTGGAGTAAAAAGAGCTGAGTTAGCGCTCTAAAAGCGCAAAATCAGCGTGAATGGTGTGGGTGTCCCCGAGCCCTTTCGGGTCATGCCACTCTAAAATCAGACACCCGATCCGCTGGCGAACGGGTTCTTTGTAGAACGAAGGCTTTCTGACTATGTTGTTACCCGATTGGGCTGTGCTGAACGCTGCCATTGACTGGCTGGGCCATGGGTTGTGGAACCTGGCCTGGTGGCAGATCATTCTGTACACCTTGGCGACGACCCACATCACCATTGCTGCGGTCACGATTTTTCTGCACCGCGCCCAGGCGCACCGTGCGCTCGACCTGCATGCCATTCCCTCGCATTTCTTCCGATTCTGGCTGTGGGTCGGCACGGGCATGGTCACGAAGGAATGGGTCGCTATCCACCGCAAGCACCACGCCAAGTGCGAGACCGTGGAAGACCCCCACAGCCCCCAAACCAGGGGGTTGGACACCGTGATGTGGCGGGGCGCCGAGCTGTACCGAGCCGAGTCCAAAAACATGGAAACCATGAAGAAGTTCGGCCACGGTACGCCCGATGACTGGATGGAACGCAATGTCTACACCCGCTACGGTTGGCAAGGCGTGGGTCTCATGCTGATCCTGAACCTTGCCCTGTTCGGCGCCCTGGGTGCCGCCGTGTGGGCCGTGCAGATGCTCTGGATTCCGTTCTGGGCGGCCGGTGTGGTCAACGGCGTGGGTCACTATTGGGGTTACCGCAACTTCGAGGCACAGGATGCCAGCACCAACCTGTCGCCCTGGGGAATCATCATTGGTGGCGAAGAGCTGCACAACAACCACCACACTTACCCCACGTCGGCCAAGTTTTCGGTCAAACCGTATGAGTTCGACATCGGCTGGGTCTACATCAGCCTGATGAAGGCAGTGGGTTGGGCCACGGTCAAGAAGGTGCCGCCGAAGCTCCAACTGGGCGATATCAAGCCCGTGGCCGACGAAAAGACGCTGGAAGCCCTGATTGCCAACCGCTACGAGGTGATGGCGGGCTACGCGCGTGGCGTGCGCAAGGCGTGCAAGGAGGAAATGGCTGCGCTGCAGGCGCGTCAAGCCGATGCGTCCGCGCTCAAGACGGCCAAGCGCTGGCTGCACCGCGATGCGGAGAAAGTGCCTGCCGTGGCGCTGCCGCAACTGGCGCAAGCCCGTGCTGCACACCCGGCCC includes:
- a CDS encoding ATP-binding protein; translated protein: MAALMGGRLRAWGQRCLPDTLFGRLALLLIVAVIVSHVLALTLMFELRPAHPPGPPPHEVAVEGPPGPPAGPGPGGRRPGLWDAPPSLQLGLLLDIGVRLAALVAVAWWAARWLSRPMNRLATAAQELGRDIERPALPEDGTLECRDASRVFNQMQARIRQQLAERDRFVAAVSHDLRTPLTRLRLRAESLDDPRAQQLFRRDIAEMDAMIASTLDYLRGVAGAEAWVLLDVQALVESMADDHLAMGQQVTVVGQASPFRVQAVALRRCLDNLVGNAIRYGGSAEIALHDMADALTIAVRDHGPGLPPEELTRVMEPFYRVEASRNRQSGGAGLGLTIASDIVRRHGGRLTMGNAEGGGLVAAAIFPRAAA
- a CDS encoding fatty acid desaturase; this translates as MLLPDWAVLNAAIDWLGHGLWNLAWWQIILYTLATTHITIAAVTIFLHRAQAHRALDLHAIPSHFFRFWLWVGTGMVTKEWVAIHRKHHAKCETVEDPHSPQTRGLDTVMWRGAELYRAESKNMETMKKFGHGTPDDWMERNVYTRYGWQGVGLMLILNLALFGALGAAVWAVQMLWIPFWAAGVVNGVGHYWGYRNFEAQDASTNLSPWGIIIGGEELHNNHHTYPTSAKFSVKPYEFDIGWVYISLMKAVGWATVKKVPPKLQLGDIKPVADEKTLEALIANRYEVMAGYARGVRKACKEEMAALQARQADASALKTAKRWLHRDAEKVPAVALPQLAQARAAHPALDKMVTMREELRQLWLNTSQSREQLTADLQAWCRRAEESGIAALREFSISLRAARV
- a CDS encoding DUF1653 domain-containing protein, whose translation is MTDDDLPPLRHTPPGLYRHYKGMLYEVIDTVRHSETLEPMTLYRALYGQRGLWVRPAAMFEEQVLIDGVLRPRFERCEDQTSAG
- a CDS encoding M48 family metallopeptidase, which gives rise to MDQADFVHLVRMSEHASADNSRAYRRSVAAFAALGYAWVLGCLALAIGILLWVVPQILHGRFRLAMVWALLGAGGLLWVSLRALWVRFDEPTGVEITALEAPDLFEALERIRRKIKGPPLHKVTLNDEFNASIQQLPRFGLLGGAVNHLSIGLPLLMALDRPRFLAVLAHEYGHLRGDHGRFAAWIYRTRLSWMRLNHSLADDEGPVAAATQAFMRWYFPRFSAKTFALARQDEYEADRIAGRLLGRDVTSAALAEIEIRGAWLQSEFWGNHWCAAAGNPLPVGPYRSMRRALSKAPEAAFANDALRQALKRLSSVDDTHPGLRDRIEALDATPTLPDWSHGNALALLGPEAKRWVAHFDKQWCRDNATEWKQHHAWLGRVRARAEALGASTAQSSAADLVELARLKRHLDPHADVRALYVLALERSPDDPAALRGLVPCLPDDDRDGKLQLLHRVWDAGSSDRYWAARTALAELETPRIGMDHDAAVFKQWRKRLERAQESEERAWEELSGTSFFSQIVRNDLRAFELAELQSELARCTSLTRCWLVRKSLREHPQRRAYLVFVELPGMDDESRYHLCRALERNLSLPGPALVLWAGESPTLQEIQRSAFEPIYTR
- a CDS encoding response regulator; translation: MQHILVVDDDVEITTLLTEYLARFGYAAHAACDAASMRAQMVAHPVGLVVLDVMLPGIDGITLARELRERSRVPIIMLTARANPYDCVLGLEMGADDYMGKPFEPRELVARIQTVLRRMAGESAPTRPGPDDVVRFDGWTLHSIERHLVSPRGMVVPLSNAEFRLLCTFLRMPRRIFSRDQLMEQARGRAMDAFERSIDLLVSRLRSKLSDDPHSPSMIRTVRGAGYLFNVQSLQGQVGWPR
- a CDS encoding RsmB/NOP family class I SAM-dependent RNA methyltransferase, giving the protein MHPKVLLDACAELVRLTLTFEHPADAVVSRFFRDNRGLGPRERATLAETVYTVLRKKLLFDHMAPSGSGPKERRLAILGFYGPRDFLNGALTDQEKNWLDQCDSVKPDDLMERHRHNLPEWLVKPLKDQLGTGFWPLVESLTQSAPLDLRVNALKDKRSDVQKELAKAGIKASPTPYSPWGLRIDDKPALTKLDVFTRGAIEVQDEGSQLLALLLDAKRGEMVVDFCAGAGGKTLAIGAGMRSTGRLYAFDVSAHRLDALKPRLARSGLSNVHPAAIAHERDERVKRLAGKIDRVLVDAPCSGLGTLRRNPDLKWRQSVKAVEELVAKQTSILDSAARLLKPGGRLVYATCSILPQENEAIAEAFSAAHPDFELVDAGELLEQLKVEGAKGLCSGGASGSGYLRLWPHVHQTDGFFAAVWSKKS